Part of the Henckelia pumila isolate YLH828 chromosome 2, ASM3356847v2, whole genome shotgun sequence genome is shown below.
CCTTGTCCTCCGACACAAACCCCATACGCCGCCTTCATCGCAGCAGCGAATGTCCGAGAAAACTCATCTCCTCTGGTAGAGAAGATTCAATTTTACCTACAGCAGTCATCGGAAGGTAAAGAATTTGATTCGATTTTGAAATCCACCAGGAAATTCCGGGATATAAACTATTCTTGTCCATAGTCGTTACCCAACTCCACAACTGAGGATTTGGATAGGAACTCTGAACTTACGGATCAATTGGAGCAACAGGAAATGCTGGATTCCATTGAGTACTCTCAAGGATTTGATTGGAATCACGAAAGCTCTATGGTTGGATTCCGGGAAGACTTTTTACAAATTAAAGATTGGCTACTTGGATCAGCATATCATCTTGAAGTCATGACGATTGTTGGGATGACTGGAACCGGTAAGACTACTCTCACAAGAAATTTGTTTGAGCATCCAGCCATTGATCATATTTTCAAAGTTCATGCTTGGGTATCATTATCTCGAACAAATAATGCGCAAAAAATTATCAAGGGTATTCTGGATTCCTTGAGACCTATCGAAGATGAACTGGATGACAAGAGCATTGAACAATTAGCAGATATTCTATACAGAAGTTTAAAGGGTAAGAAGTACTTCATTGTATTGGATGATGTGTGGGATATCCAGGTCTGGGATGACATCAAAAGATCATTTCCTAATGATAATATCAAGAGCCGGATCATTCTGACAACTAGGCTGTTCGAGATGGATCTTGAAGACCGGTTTTCCAAGATTCATCACATGAGTCTTCTTACACCCAAAATGAGCTGGACTCTTTTTTGTATCAAAGTATTTGGGGACGAAAATTGCCCTCAGGAGCTTGAGTATGCTGCAGAAATTATTTTAGGGAATTGTGGAGGGATTCCCCTTGCAATTGTGGTGACTGGTGGCCTTCTCTCCAAAGTTAGGAGGACTAGAGATGACTGGCAGCTTATTGTGAGGTCGATTAAGGCAACCACAACTTCTGAGGAACAATTGAAGGGGATTCTCTCCTTGAGCTACATGTACTTGCCAGATCATCTGAGAGCATGCATCCGTTCCATGATAATCTTTGCAGAAGATTATGAACTCTCAGTCCCCCGAATCATCAGGCTTTGGATTGATGAGGGACTCGTAAATCAGCTTGGTTCTAAAAGTCCTGAAGAAGTGGCTGAGGAGTTTCTGAAAGATCTAATTGATAGAAGTTTCGTAGTGGTTTGCAAACCAAATAGAAAGGGTGATGCTGACTTCTGCAGCGTTTTTGGTATCTGGAAGGACTTCTTCATGGCTAAGAATCCAGATATTCTTCAGGTAATTCGATCTTGCAGCAGTATTGATTCGAtcattttgaaataaaatctttGTTGAGTAGCATAACCAAGGATCTACAGGGGTTAGATGAAATAGTTCTATTTATGCATCCTTCCCTTTTTCTCAATTTGAATATGACTTTGTCGTATTCATTGACTATAACAGAGTTGCAAAATAATGTTTGGacattattgtttttaatcaaaagATCATGTGCTAAAGTACATTCTATTAATTGTTTTTGAATTATACGTGACGGATTTCAGTTTCAATTTTGTTCCCAATATTTTGAGACAGATTTTGCTCTCAACTTCAAATCGAAGCACCACAGTGGAACGAGGTACGGAAAATCTTCCAAGAGGCTATGGTGAAGGTGTTTCCATGATAGTTATGGAAGGACAAAAAGGGGAAATTAAGTGCAAGGAAAATCTAGGAATATCGATGGACGTATTGTTTAACAACAGATACACGAAAGACTGCATTCGATATTGTTCATTATTTTCATCCGCATATGAATTCACCAAGGACATTCTCGTTTTGCAATGGATTGCTCAAGGGGGAACAATAGCAGGAAACAGTGTATTCCTCGAGGAAGCATGCATTCAGTGCTTTGATATATTGTTGAAGCTCAAATACATTGCTCCTGTTGGGTATGTTTATGATGGACTTTATAAAACAAAGTACAAAGTTGGTGATGAGATGAATGAATTCCTTCAAAATCACCCCGTAGGATCTCGGGTTGCGAAAGAATTGGATAGTAGCCATGTGAATGTCAATGTGTCTAAACTCGAACATTTGTCCTTGTCCTTTAAGTTCATCGACCAAATCAATTTTGGGATCATAAAAAAGTTGAGCCATCTTCATACTCTCATAATTCATGGTTGCCGTAGTTCTGTTGTTAAATACTTACCTTCTGATTTGTTTCTGGAGCTAAAGGCATTAAGGATGTTAAATTTCAGTGGTTCTCATGTCAATCACTTGCCGAGCTCTATTGAAAATTCAAAGGCGTTGCGATTTCTTGATATGTCCGAGACATCAATTACATATTTGCCTGAGAAAATGTGCAATCTCATCAATCTGCAGACCTTAAAACTTGACAAATGTAAGTCCCTCGCTCAACTGCCTAATCGTACGAAAGAATTGATTAACCTGCGCCATTTGATTCTTGATGTTGCTGGCCAGTTGGACTCAATGCCAGAAGGTATGGGAAATCTGTCAGAGTTACGCACTTTAAGGACATTTTTGGTTGGCAAAGAAGATGGTCATAACATAAATGAATTGAAACACATGAACAAATTGAATGGATCACTTCGGATTTCGAATCTTGAAAATGTTAAATCTCCTGTTAAGGCTGCAGATGCTTCTCTTTGCCGCAAACAAGACCTCAAGAAAATAGAATTTTGGTGGGCGGATCTTCGATATGAGAAGAATTCAATTGAAGAGGAAATACTAGCATGTCTTGAACCAGCTTTGGGCATCCAAGAGATAGAAGTACGCTATTATAATGGTGGAAGTTTCCCGAGTTGGATAAGCAAACCGTCTTTTAATGAATTGGTTAGTATAAGCCTCTACGAGTGTAGATATTGTGACAACCTTCCATCTCTTGGACAATTGCCATCTCTAAAGGTTCTCAGCGTTGATGGAATGAATGAGGTGCTAGAAATCAACAACCTCTTTTGTGGTGAACAAACCGATAAGAATCAACCCTCGTTTCCTATGCTCGAGAAACTGTCATTTTATGCCATGCCCAAATTGGAAAAATGGACAGAAATAAGAATCGGTGATTTTCCCAATCTCTTGGATCTCATTATCGAATCGTGTCAGAAATTCAAGTGCCTTCCTTTTTTGTCACATTTGAACTCTCTTAAGTGTGTGCAATTGCGCTATTGTCCTGAACTTTCATGTTTGCCTGATGGTGGATTTCCATCCACCCTTGAAACATTAATGGTCCAAGATTGTCCCAAATTAGAAGGACGTTGCAGCAAAGATAAAGGTGAAGATTGGTGCAAGATTGCTCATGTGCCTGCTGTTTATATCGATGCCGTGGTGAAGGTGAAGCGAAATAGTTGAGATTGCATTTTGAGATCTCTCTCAGGTCTTTTCCGGGGTCAAAGGTAATTTATATTTCGCCATACCTTTACTTTCTCAGTTTCTCAAATTTTGttggcttttttttttaatgattcttAGGAATGTGCTTTCATTTAGCTGAAATTAGTATCAAAGATGGTGTCTAAGAGATGCATCAAATATAGAATTGGCTAGAGTAAAGTGATAGGCTTGAAGTGAAGCATTCACTCTAAATCTTGATGTCACTCACCAATTAGGGAATCATTATTTGCAGTTAAGAAAGCAATCAACAGAATAAATTGTGTGCCTGTTTCTGTACTGCCTGCCTCGTGGTCTGGTTAAAAGAAAGCTCAGAATACTTTAGTTTGATTGACAGTGGTGTTGGTTTTATGAATTGTACAGATTATTGGTGCTTCTTGAAAAAGAGTTGCTTAGAAGAGTTGTACTAAGCGCAAAACCACTTGAACTTCATTGTCATAGCTTTTGTGGTTTCAGTTACTTAGACTTAAATTAGTCACGAGACATGTTTTATTTCCAGCATGGAATTGATTTCACAATATTTCATTGTATGTATTGTAGAAAAATCTATTTGAGCTGTGGAATTGTGCTTATCAATGGAATATGTTCTCTCCATCTCAAATATGGAGTAAACAatttagttgatatattttaaaattattttaatgatgTTAAATTATGTACTTAAAATAAGATCAAATAGTATTTAGTTTTCTAAGAATAATCAATATAATCATTAGTGCTTCAAAAATCAGCCTAGGTGACGCCTAAGCACTAGGCCGAGTGATAGCACGGAAAATGTGCTAGTCGGCCAGCCTAGGCATCATCTACTCCAGATGCAAATAACACAACATTTGAGAAGTAGAGTAAATTTGTGGTATTCTATGAACTGTGTAATTTTGAActcattttttaaatttgatgttATTGTGTTGGACTTATAATTTGTGATTTATTATGTTGAAACCTGTGGTATCCGCCTTGGCGGCCTAGGCACTAGGAGCTGGTCTGACGCACGATTAATGTCTAGCAAATTATAGAACCTTTATAATCACTTGATCATGGGAAGATAGCTCGGCATAGGCTTTAGCAATTCCATTTTAACAAAGCCTGTGGGCCAATCTAATTCTTATTTTGGGTGAGAAACTAGAACTTTGGGCATCGATTTCATTCCCAGAATTCATAATAATAACAGCTCAAGCACATTGGAGAGCTGAAAAGAAGTTTATTAGTCCTCTCGCCTCTTATTTTAATCACATTAATTAACTGCGATTGATGAAGACTTATGAAGTCGTTTTCTGATAATTCACTATACTAATTTcgtaattataataatttaagCAATTTCATGGTTTCAGTGGTTAAAAATACCTATTTAAATGCTTCTTCACTATTTGAATGTTGGACTATTACGGGCGATAAGATACTCTGTTTGTTAAATGCAATTATTATAATCGagctattttattttattaccaTAACTTTCAAATGCTAGAAAAcgaaatttattaaaaatataagtcGGTCAGTCAAGATATTAAGCTGGAAAACGAATAAGTTTGATGATGTATTGTGGCAAGGTAACTTTGTAactcatattttttatttcttcccTCAAATGCTTGTTAGAGTTAACTACTGCGACCTTTGACTTTTTTGATAGGAAATGGAATGACTCAACTATTTAAGATTTCACTAATATATTCAGCTGCCTAATATATAAGACtgcattaattatattaaaattacatAGCTGGAATTTGTTCTTATGAAAATTGTCAATTAAAAGGAAGAGCAGTGGAATTTCTGTAAATTCTGTATTGCTATTGTGGGGTGTAGAAATG
Proteins encoded:
- the LOC140882233 gene encoding putative disease resistance RPP13-like protein 1, producing the protein MLDSIEYSQGFDWNHESSMVGFREDFLQIKDWLLGSAYHLEVMTIVGMTGTGKTTLTRNLFEHPAIDHIFKVHAWVSLSRTNNAQKIIKGILDSLRPIEDELDDKSIEQLADILYRSLKGKKYFIVLDDVWDIQVWDDIKRSFPNDNIKSRIILTTRLFEMDLEDRFSKIHHMSLLTPKMSWTLFCIKVFGDENCPQELEYAAEIILGNCGGIPLAIVVTGGLLSKVRRTRDDWQLIVRSIKATTTSEEQLKGILSLSYMYLPDHLRACIRSMIIFAEDYELSVPRIIRLWIDEGLVNQLGSKSPEEVAEEFLKDLIDRSFVVVCKPNRKGDADFCSVFGIWKDFFMAKNPDILQILLSTSNRSTTVERGTENLPRGYGEGVSMIVMEGQKGEIKCKENLGISMDVLFNNRYTKDCIRYCSLFSSAYEFTKDILVLQWIAQGGTIAGNSVFLEEACIQCFDILLKLKYIAPVGYVYDGLYKTKYKVGDEMNEFLQNHPVGSRVAKELDSSHVNVNVSKLEHLSLSFKFIDQINFGIIKKLSHLHTLIIHGCRSSVVKYLPSDLFLELKALRMLNFSGSHVNHLPSSIENSKALRFLDMSETSITYLPEKMCNLINLQTLKLDKCKSLAQLPNRTKELINLRHLILDVAGQLDSMPEGMGNLSELRTLRTFLVGKEDGHNINELKHMNKLNGSLRISNLENVKSPVKAADASLCRKQDLKKIEFWWADLRYEKNSIEEEILACLEPALGIQEIEVRYYNGGSFPSWISKPSFNELVSISLYECRYCDNLPSLGQLPSLKVLSVDGMNEVLEINNLFCGEQTDKNQPSFPMLEKLSFYAMPKLEKWTEIRIGDFPNLLDLIIESCQKFKCLPFLSHLNSLKCVQLRYCPELSCLPDGGFPSTLETLMVQDCPKLEGRCSKDKGEDWCKIAHVPAVYIDAVVKVKRNS